The Canis lupus dingo isolate Sandy chromosome 8, ASM325472v2, whole genome shotgun sequence genome has a segment encoding these proteins:
- the LOC112658086 gene encoding DNA-directed RNA polymerases I, II, and III subunit RPABC4-like produces the protein MDTQKDVQPPKQQPMIYICGECHTENEIKSRDPIRCRECGYKIMYKKRTKRLLVFDAR, from the coding sequence ATGGACACCCAGAAGGACGTTCAACCCCCAAAGCAGCAGCCAATGATATATATCTGCGGAGAATGTCACACAGAAAACGAAATAAAATCCAGGGATCCAATCAGATGCAGAGAATGTGGATATAAAATAATGTACAAGAAAAGGACTAAAAGATTGTTGGTTTTTGATGCCCGATGA